One Aegilops tauschii subsp. strangulata cultivar AL8/78 chromosome 2, Aet v6.0, whole genome shotgun sequence genomic window, AGGTGGTCAAGCATGAAAACAACCCGGGGCAAGGATGGTGAAGTTACTCAAGCAGTGGAAGCCTCTCTGCAAACCATCTTTGACCCTCCTCGACAGCTACATCCTGATGAGTGATGACTGAGCGGAAACGAGACGAACTCCTACGCATTGCCAGGACCTGAAGCTGATCTCCCCATTGTTGTCAGTTGAGGAACGCTGCCAGAACCCCCTACTTGACACGACACAAACTGCTTGTGACTTTCTGCTGCTGTCAGTAAATCGCAAACTGATATACACATACGACAGCAGTGCCCTGACAGCTCAAGACCTTCAGAGTCCTAAATCTGTTTTTGAACATCATAATTTGGTCAGAGATCATCGCTGCAACAGAAACCTGTGCAAACATACAACACAAATTTGTTCACCGAGTCATTGCACAGGACACACGCTCTACAGATAACAACACAGAGAGCCAATGGAGAACAGGACAAACCTGGAAACAACAAACCCGCGAGCCGACCTGAAGGGGCAGTCGATCGTACTAGGACAAACAATCGCAGCACGACACCAGCAGACCTGGAATCGCGTCACAGGGGATGTGCACTGAAACCTGGCAGCTGAGTGCCAGTACAGTAAAGAGGAAACACCCGATTCCGGCACACAGATGCTTGAAGCAGAAAACCTGTAGAAGCTTACAATAcaatctttttttcttttttcttttgatAGTAGCATACAAGTACAGCACAATCTGTCAGCTGCATCATGGATCGGTGGGTACTGGATGAGGTCGGCGAGACAGAATGGATTTCAAGTAGACAAGATAGTGTGAGATACTCAGTCATAACCTGTACTCGATTGAGTAGAATTAGTAATCAACGATGCTCAACTAACATTCAGATACACTGGTCATGGCAAAGGCCACTAGTCAACTAGTGGAATAGATTACACACGAGCGTCAACCTTTGTTGCATCTCCTTTTAGTTTTATCAAGCGGAGGTGCTCTATCATAAGCCAGAGCACAGTCGTCAACTCACCTCCGCTGTTTAGGTTCCTGGCGTGCGCCTCCCTGCTGCACCGGTTGGCTGCATAGGCCATGAAGTCGGTCCACACGTCTAGCAGCACATCCACCTCATCTTCGTCCCTACGACGCAGTATCCGAGCAATCTTGCGTGCGTACATGAGCCGAGGAGTTTCGTAGTAGTTGAAATTCTCCTCGTGTGGCAGCTCCAGTATGATCCCGGCAAGCTCCTTCTCGAGCTTAGAAGGATTTAAGCAGCGGCGGTGATGGCGTGGTCCGAACAATCTCTTGAGCGCGGTGAAGATGTTGCCTCGAGAACCAACTAGGCGTTCTTCACACAAGTCGTCCAGATTGGTGCAGGTTTTCTTGTACAGCCAGTTTTGAGGAAGGCCTGGTAGCATGTCGGGGCGATCCACCAGGAGGAACATCATGTAGTTGGACAGTGCCCTGACTGCCTCCACACGGCCGTCAGCCGCATCATGGCCGCTTGGCTGCCCTGCGGCGATGATCAAGTCGGTGGCGATGTGCCAGCTGATGATGCTCTCGTGGAAGTCAACTCCATGCCAGCCCTCCAACTCCATGTACAGCCCAGGGTACTTCTTGTCACTCAGCGCCATTTTACCCCAATTATACCTGAGCATGCCCATTGTGTTTATATCACCCAGTGAGACTATGTCGTCCACCTGCTGTGCACGCTTCTTGACCTTCTCTGGGACCTCAACAGTCCATGAGTAGTACCTTCTCTCAAACGACTCGCCGAGTCCCACCCTCTTGAAAAGATTGCCGAGCTGGCGACCCGTCGAATCCATCTGTCCGGTGCGAAACTGCAACATGTTGTGCTGCCCCATGGTGCCTGACCATCTCCTTGAGTTTCGTGTAATTATCACCTTTCCAGGCCAAGACCGGCGGAGAGATCCAAGTCTGTGGCGAAACCCGTGCCACCTTCCACTGCACAGAGCTGCATGCCGAAGCCAATTACATCGTGTAGCACACAAGAAGGCAAACACCCAGCTTGACCCAAGTGCACCTACAAGGGATTTTGTCTCCAGGACCAAGGCAACAACCAACAAGGTGAATGTGACGACAACATCAGCTTGGCTGTCACCATCTTTGCCGCTCAACTGGAACAGCACGAGAGAGGCGATGATGGCAAGAGGCGACACGACACGGATGCAGTAGCCAAACCAAGAATGGATCACACTTGCCTTGGTGTAGAGGATGTCGTACATAAGGGAGAGCTCCATCTCCATCACCGTCCACATGCGCTCACGGTCTTTCATGAGGCCATGGATTATTGTGTTGTCCAAAGAATCCAGCTCACTCTGGCTATCTGGATCCACCATCATCACGGAATCAACTATCCCACGCTTGCAGATATGAAACAGGGAGTGAGCAAGCTGCAGGAGTTCACCGTTGGAGTCGTCGTAGCCGTGCTGATGCTCGGTGTAAAATTTTTGGTGATGCTTGTCACGTGGTACCACCTTGAGAGAGCTCCGGAGCCTGCTGAAGTTGGCGAACCAGAGCGCACATGTTCTCTCCCCATACTTCGCAACACCGAGACCGAACATCAAGATGGCAGCCAGCATGAGCAGGATCCCGCTGCCGATGATATGCTTGTAGAGGACATGTCCAGCTCCCAGGACCTGCACCAAAAGGCTCACAAAGTGGCGTTTCCAGAGCTTGCTATCCTCGAGGGCATAGGCGGTAATGTTGTCTGGGCCGCCGAGGTGCAGCAGGAGGAACGGAGCCCAGAAGGCGACGAGGTGGTGCTCTTGCGGcgtgctgctgaagaagagcagcCCGGCAGCGTATGTCGCCGTCATGTCGGACAGCTGGTACGCCAGCCAGAGGAAGAACCTCTGCATAGCTGAGCTGGCTTTGCGACGACGCACCTTGGCGAAGAGATGGAGGATGACCTGGAAGCCGAGGCTCAAGAGAACCAGGATCCGGGTTCCCCACTCATTCCAGAAGTCCAGAGGCCCTCGAGCCATTGTTGAGAGCTTGATCCTGGAATGCAACAAGTATATACAGATAAAATCAGTAGCGACAATTAAACAAGGTGAAAGCACAGCCTAATTGCACAGTATTGAGATAGGAGATCACAAAGTGGCAGTGTAATACCTCCCAACTCTGAAAAGTGAGCACCAGCACTGCAGAGTATGACACTGCTACCTCTAGAGTAACTACGTACAGAGCAACTGATCAAGTACAGAGCAAGTGATCGAGTAGTAGTACACTATCAAGTAAACATAAATCCCATTCTGATTGTCATGTTGCGGGAGCTACCCAACAAAGAGTGCCAACTAGCTGTCGACTTTTAACAAGTAGCGCAAGGAACAAACAACTTAAGAATACTGATCACAGTGCGGAATCGCATCTGTACGTGCCGGATAGCTCATCATTTGTCAGCTTGTCCATACTAAATTTGGAAGGAAAAGGTCGATAAATACAGTCTGAAGCATGTTCCTACTTGAGATGTCTCATGACGTTTTTTATTGTTGAGACCATGCAGTGTACAAACTACATTCAATCAACCAACAATACTATACTCCCAGCGCATGTGATGGCAACAACGAGTTAGTTGACAGCCTGTCCGGGTCGAGCCACGGCAGGAAAGTGATGAGGGTGAATCCCCCTCTGCGGCCTGGAGCAGGAGCAACGCATGGCACTAACAGGGAATTCGAGATTGATTCGTGTTGATAGGCACTGAACACTGAGATTTACCACAATGTTTTTACTACTAGTACTAAAATATTAGATAGGCGAAAATAAGGGGCATGGACAATCGATATCGAAATGCATATGTACAAGTGGAGTGAACTGTGACAGTGGCAATACCTGTAACAGCATGTGCTAGCTGTACCGAAGTCCAAGCAGGAAGTAGCAGCAGAGAGAAATGGCGGCAATTAAGAGATactgtgatatcccaacaaaatccatgttccaacatggaacaaacttcatcttcacctgcaactagcaacgctataagaggggctgagcaaagcggtaacatagccaaacaacggtttgctaggaagggtgacaaaggttagaggttcatggcgatttgggaggcttgataagcaagtggtaggtaatgcggcatagcgatagaacgaagcaactagcatagcaatgatagtagtgagatccagggtaacggtcatcttgcctgaaattccgcaaggaagaagaacgagtccatgaagaagatgaagtcacgaagacgaaccaagcgtagtcgaacgaatcctcacgatcgcaacgaaacaggaactaacgagaaggagcacaaccggaaagaagcaaacaacaaggtaaacacacaacacataaacatgacatgatgcatgacaaagctacatgaagctactcatggcaagagatgatgcatacaagagcaacacatcaaagcaatttaaatgaggccggaaacaacatataacaattccggtatgTCCTCATAAGCAAATTtagaaattggtccagatctgaataaaaactTATGTTCAAGtagttaaacagcaagttaaaatgcaccaagatgatctacacgaaattctagtcaagttacatataaagttcgtttaattcggagctacggcctagaagatatgagcaaaacaagagTAGGAGTCAACTTTTCATCCCCCCTTTCTCTCTCGCGACCGCGTCGCCCCCCCGCGGGCGACCGGCCGCGCGTCGGGCCTCCTCCCGACGGGGCTACTagtggcggcggcctcctggCCCTTCCCCTCCCGGTCGCTCTCCGGCGCGGGCGGAGCGGCTCCGGGGGGTGCATCTAGGCGGCGGCGGTCTGGCGTGGCGGCGGGGCTCCGTGGCGCATGCAGGCGAGCAACTGGGCGGCGGCGCCGCCAACGGCGTCGTCCgctcggcccagatctgggcccttcgggccccatctgggcctgggcgggccggcggcggggatgGCTCCGGTGTGGCTTCTGGGAGGCGGGGGAGATGCGACGCGTGGCTGGgtgacggcggcgacggcgccggCCTGCTGCATCGCGGCCGGCAGGGCTTAACGGGCCCGCTTCGGGCCTGGCTGGGCCAGGGATGGCCCGGCATGCCCCGCTGCCGCGTCCGGACGGTTACCGTGACGGTGCCGGAGGCACGGGCCTCCCGCACGACGGCGGTGGAGGTGGTTCCCTCCCGCTCGGCGTCGATGTTGCTGCTCCCGTCGTGGTGAGCTTCTCTCCGGTCCTCTTGGCCTCGTGGTGGTGTTCGTAGCGAggcggcgtgggtggcggcgctACTGCGTTGGCGCATGGTGATGGGCGACGGTTTTGGTGGGTCGGTTCCGTTCGGTTGGGCGGTTGGGGTTGGAATGCGGGAGAAACCCCTGCCGGCTTCGGCCCCGACGCGGTGACACCTGCGGGTGCCACCATTCCTCCCTGGAGGGTGTCGGTGGTATCCACCCCCCACCTCCCTCCGCGTGCCCGGGGAAACCTGAGGACTCGTCCGGGCAGCAGCGTCGTCGGCGTCGCATCCCTTCTTGGAGGTGCTGCTTGGTACGCGGCGGATCGGAGCCTTGGTTGGTGGTGTTTTGTTTCCGGTGGGCGCCGCGGTGGCGGGTCATCCGCGCTTTGTCAAGCTGCCGTGGTTGGCAtttgtttcttcttctttttcttttggtGTGTTGTGCTGCTCGCCACAGCGTTATCTGTACTCGGTGTTGGTTGCTTTGAAATATAAAGtggggggaaaccctttttcggtaATTGTAGATGACCGACTTGGTCAAGAAAAGACCCTTGGAGGCATACTTCATAAGAATTCCTTTAGGCTCCTTGATTACTACATTGATGCAAAAGGAAGGTGGGCTCGAATGTGGACCCGGTGGCAATCAAAGTGCATCGTGTGTTCCCAAACTATTGGTTCCTCCAATGTCTCAGATAATTAAATCTCCTATGCACAAATACTGTATGTACATGAACTAGGTCTAATGATGGACTGAATCCTTAAATGTCActcatatatatatgcatatccATCTACTAGTGTCCACTTCTCCTCACACAAATTGCCAACGCCAACCACCAAGCATGCATCTTGTATGCATGTCTAGAGTATGGGGCACCATGTTTTTCAATTGCTCGTGACATATCTACTCATTATATCTAGACTAGAGAAAGAGGTTTTCTTTTGGCATCTCTTTTCAATGAACTTCTCTTTAATTCTTCATATATGGGTCTGTCTAACTAACAGGCGACTGATTTTCATTAAATCATAAGCCAAATTTTGTATCCAATCATTTTGCACGACGTGTGCAGGCTTTAGTCCTCTGTCCTCAACCCGTTCTGATTGCTTCTGATTTAGTTTGCAGTCAAATTCTCGTGTGCGAGGTTCATCGGTGCTCAagtcaaaaaaaataaaataatccCCGGTGCTCCAACATTGGGGGTTAAAAGGAACTACTCTGATGCTCTGGCATCGACGACGGCAACTCCTTGATGCCAGGCCCCTGTTCTCCCCCAGTTTTCATTTCCCCTACAATGGCTTTAGCCATAGCCAGATGTAAACTGCTGTGACGATTTCTTTCATTTCAGTGTGAATTTAAAGTTGCCCAAATTTTAGTGAAATGAAACAAGGCAGATTATAGAAAATGGACAGGGCAGTTTCAGAGAGCCAGTTAATCTAAACACAAAGAACTAAATACTACTCCGTACTAGCACTTTCAACGAGCAGCAGATCATAGCAACAAATTTCAGTACCGTTGCTTATCCCTTGCGTGCACGGTGTGGTCGGACCTCCTCCGGGCGCGTAGTCTTCCTAGGCGGCTCATCGGAGAGACGCCGAGGTACTCGGATCCGAACTAGTCGCCCCCCTCCCTTCCCACCCACAACCACGAGAAGCCAAGGGGAAGCCACACGACAGGTgaagggggctcggcgggcgcgGCAGCCGGTCCGAGCAACGGCCGGGAGGCTGGCGCCGAGGTCTCCGCCATGGGAGGTACGAGAGGCGCTCACGACTGGGTCCCACTAGTCAGCCCAAATTTCAGATACTACATCATGAAATACTCCAATTTTCAAATGGAATATATTTTTCAAAGTATATTTATTTGATTACAAGTTTTACAGTAGTTGGCATTTTTTGGAGCCGTTCGTTTGTCTCGATCTAACGGCGCATACATACGTAGTACTCGAAAGTACGCGGATGAAAGTACTCGAAAGTACTATTAGTCTAGGGGCATTTTAGTCCTAGGAAATATATGACAAGGTGGGGCCCTCTCGTCCAATACAaaaccgccgcccctctcctccaatGCAAAACCGCCGCCCCTCTCGTCCAATGCAAAGCTGCCGCcgtgctccttcccctcttccATCACCATTGCAACCGCGGCCATCTCCTAGCCTTCTCCTCCTCGCGGCCGCAACTTTGCTCTTCTCATCTTCCACATCCACCCCCCTCTTTCATCCACGCAAGATCCTCGATGGAGCAGCAGATCGAGCACATCGGCGGCGGCGAGAACGCCGACTTCGtggagatcgccggcggcgagaacaccgacttcatggagatcgccggcggcgaccaggtcaAGATGGCCAGGTTGACGGAGATCCGTTCTTGGTTTCACAACATATTGCAGATGAACTGGACGGCAATGGCCACTTTGAAGCaaatgacgaggagggagagggcaaAGCTTTCCCCCCCACCCGCACAACCGATGCACAAGGTCGAGatcctcctctgggcgatggagcaggccgATTCGTCCAGCCCGTGGACCAGGCGTAGGTGGTGGGCGTTCAGATCCAGGGTAGAGCATCCACTGAATCAGGAACCCACGGTGCACGAGGTGCCGTTGCAGATTGTGGAGCCTCCAACCGAGTCAGAGATGACTCCGAAGCGCAAGAGGAGGAGGACAGTGGTCGTGacatcgcttccccgccgttctccacgcttCCCTCGCCGTTCTCCTCGTCAGAACGGCGGCCGTAGCTATGTTTAGGGTAAGATTGCTGAATTTCATTCATCATTACTTGCCACTTGCTTAATTTGATTCTCTGCAATATGTTCTTGCTACCTGTGTACTTGAATCCGTAGCCTCTGGATGGCAGCTTAGTTTGATCGACGAGGCTGTAATGAGTCTAGGCATATAGCATTGCTATGTTTACTTGCTACGTTTTGATGTGCTGGAGTTGTATCCATGATAGGAAATTTTGTCTGTCACCTCAAGAGTTGTGTTCAAATTACGTGATGCAATCTGTGTAAATTGAACTTGCAATATTTTGGCTGCAAGCAGTGCCTCCAGAAAAGTTCAGTACACAGTTTAGAGTGATAGACTTTGGGttgacactgaaatatttcaatactgcaagtttagtagatagTTGTAGGCAttgaaatatttcagtactgacAGGTTCACACTGAAATATTTGAGTAGTGCAATTGCAGTACACACGGGTACACACTGAAAAATTTCAGTAGTGCAATGAAATTTCAGTACACACGGGTAGACACTGaatatttcagtactgcagtTTCAGTACACGCACGCAACCCTAGAAATATTTCGGTGTAGCAGTTTCAGTACACGCGTGTAGCCACTGAAATATTTTGGTGGTGCTGTTTCAGTACAAGCACGTAGCCTTTGAAATATTTCGGTGGTGCACTTTCAGTACATGCACGTacccactgaaatatttcagtggttcactttcagtacacgcacgtacgaaatgaaatatttcagtggtgcTGTTTCAGTACACGCATGTAgcaactgaaatatttcagtggtgcTGTTTCAGTACACACACATgtagccactgaaatatttcagtgatGCACTTTCAGTACAGAGATgtagacactgaaatatttcagtagtGCCATGTCGGTGATCTTGCATCCAAATATTTAGGGCTTCCTAATGATTCAGCAAAAAAATAGACATAAGCAGTGAAATAATTTTTGTAGGGATGTTGGCTTACTCATGTTTTAGAGTGGTTGGGCTTTTTTAGAACCGTTCGTTGATGTCGATCTAACGGCAGACAAATACGAAGTACTGGGTAGTACTCCGATGCCATATCAATGTTGCTgatatgaatatgcatgttttcacCAAGTGTTGTGTCTGAATTAGAACTGAGCATTTTTTCTTGATGGTATCCATGGATCTAGAACTCCTATGAATTTGCTCATGTTGGATGTTTTGTTCTCCATCATTTGTACTAGCATTCCGTGCGATTAGCTGCCATGACAAGACCCCTGGCAAATTTATTTTCTTGCCTCCAACATCCCAGGTGTGTTTTGCAGGAAAAAACCTGGAGTTCACCAGGCTGGCTGAAGTTGTGAGGCTGGGAGGCTGATGGTGCTGCTACTGGCTGATCCTTCATCTTTCAGCTTTTGTTCGTCCTTTCTCAAGCCGTTGGACCAGGGCTACTTCCCTATGTGCTGTTCATGTATTAAGTAGTTCCTTCGAATTTGTAGTATTAGTTAGTTTGAATGTGGAAGTACCTTAATATTTAGGAATGAAATGTTGCTTTGTATGACCAAGGGTTTGATACCTTAATCTTTGGATAATTAATTATGTGAACTGTTGGATGTGGCGCACAACGAAACGCCTCTACCATTGATACTAGTTCAACATGTCGGTCCAATTAGAGACCAACCACTACCATATAGAACAGTTAGCATTTCATACTACAACCTGGCACGTACAAAACATCACACAGTGGAATAATCCCAGCGAGTAGACCACTAAATACCGAAAACATCACAACATGTCAGAAGTGTTTTAAGCATTTTATCGTTGCAAAAACCTTAGAAAATCCATACAAATGCCGACAACCTTAGCAAACTAGTCATGATTGCTTTTCATGTTGATACAAAGATGTAGAAAAATATTGGGTCCGTTTACAACCTTAGCAAACTTGCTTCTCATGTTTACATCACGGCCGCCGGGTGAAGGAGGAGAAAAGCCCACCTACCTAACATGAGTTTTCTCACAcaccacggcctgcatacgactacaAACCCAGTGATATGGGCCACGATGCAGGCCCGTGGGTGGTTACAGAATGGAACACGAACAACATGAGCCCCACGACCCCCACGATCACGATAACGACGAGCGCCTCCCTCACGCGACGAACCGCCTCCCCCAGAACTCAAAAAGGCACCTTCTCCTCCATTCCTCCCTCATTATGCGAACCACGTCCATCTACTCCACAAACTGCAACCACCGTCTCTGTCTCAAAACCGCCGTCGCTGGAGAAGGGCAATGGCGGAGGAGCCGTCTGCTAAGCGTCGGTGTGGCGAGACGTCCGACCAGAGCATCAAGGAAGAGCAGAGCATCAAGGAAGACGACGTTCAGGTCCCCGGTGAGAAGCGCGACTACACCACCAAACTTGACAAGGTGGAACTCCATGGCAAAGAGACGCTGGAGGTCGTCTGCACCAGCAATCCAGACACTGCCGACGAAACGCTCAGGAGACTCTTCATGAAAGCCGCCGGCATGTATCCTAGATTCGTCGGCGTTGATGTGGAGTATACCAGGGATGACGAACCTCCGCAGTACGCAGCAGTTCTGCAGTTATGCGTGGAGGAACTCTGCCTGGTGTACCACATCGCTGCGGCCACAAAATGGTGAGCCATCCTACTCATATACCCTAGTTTCTCAACTACATGTACTAGTGTAGATTGTGAAGTGGACGCACTAGTGTGGTTTCTCAAGTACATGCACTGGCATAGATTTTTACCCTGATGCACTGGATTAGTATCTTAAAATCTTGCACCAGATTAATCACCAAACTTGATATACTAGTGTAGTTTCTGCACTTGATGCATTAGTGTTGTGTCTACCGGTGTGGATGCATTAGTGTTATTTTCTGAAGTTGATGCACTGGACTAGATGTATTAGTGTTGTGTCTACTAGTGTAGTTTCTGATATACTAGTGTAGTTTCTGATATTGATGCATTAGTGTTGTGTCTACCGGTGTGGATGCACTGGACTAGATGTATTAAAAGTTGTTTCTGAAGTTGATGTAGTGAAGTAGTTTGCTGTAGTGTTATTTTCAACTGTATGATCCAAAAAGAGAAATAACATCATGTACTTCATGCATTCATCACTCGTATTGTTTGGTTCTGGCACTAGCAGTGTCACACTTTGCCACAATTTTTTGCCAAgtttgcctaaggttagttcatcaaaatgagggccacaagttggcaagcctaagggaatcttgccacactttttgtgtgtatgccatgtgggacccaagtgtggcttgcctaaggtgtggcttgaaccaaacacacacctaagttggtcaaacttgcctaaccttaggtgtggcaatcTTTGGCAAACTTAGTCACAAACCAAAGAACTCCTAAATCTTCAAAATTACTACTAATCTTCAATATGTCTCTCCCCTTGAAGGCCCAAGCGCCTCAAGAGCTTCCTCCAGGAGAAGAAGTTGTTCACCTTTGCCGGTTTCAGCATTCAGAATGACAAAGAGATGCTGAAGATGTCTGGTTTGGAGATCAACCCCGAAAAGTACATTGACATTCAGAAAAACTATAGAGTTCCATATGGCTGCAGAAAGAAGCCGTACGACTCCTTGGCTGATGTTGCAGCCAGCGTCATCCACCCATTTTACCAAAACATGAAGAAGAAGGTCAACAGGACCGAAGACCATAAACTGTGGGGGATCAGCCCGCTGCCAGACTACCTCATCGAGTACGCAGCGAAGGATGCGTACGCCACCTACAAGGCTTGGAAGATAATAGACAACATCAAATCAGGTGTGGAAATTTCAGAAGCACAGGAGGCTGACCCCTACTATCACTCCCACTACGCGGCATGAAGAGAGATCAAAGTCTGCCTTCAAGTTGCTAGCGCAGTCTCCTTTTATGATATCTATGTTTCTTTGTTGTTCGGTGTGTCTGAAC contains:
- the LOC141040641 gene encoding uncharacterized protein; the encoded protein is MRQRSSAATHAASLRTPPRGQEDRREAHHDGSSNIDAEREGTTSTAVVREARASGTVTYLLIAAISLCCYFLLGLRIKLSTMARGPLDFWNEWGTRILVLLSLGFQVILHLFAKVRRRKASSAMQRFFLWLAYQLSDMTATYAAGLLFFSSTPQEHHLVAFWAPFLLLHLGGPDNITAYALEDSKLWKRHFVSLLVQVLGAGHVLYKHIIGSGILLMLAAILMFGLGVAKYGERTCALWFANFSRLRSSLKVVPRDKHHQKFYTEHQHGYDDSNGELLQLAHSLFHICKRGIVDSVMMVDPDSQSELDSLDNTIIHGLMKDRERMWTVMEMELSLMYDILYTKASVIHSWFGYCIRVVSPLAIIASLVLFQLSGKDGDSQADVVVTFTLLVVALVLETKSLVGALGSSWVFAFLCATRCNWLRHAALCSGRWHGFRHRLGSLRRSWPGKVIITRNSRRWSGTMGQHNMLQFRTGQMDSTGRQLGNLFKRVGLGESFERRYYSWTVEVPEKVKKRAQQVDDIVSLGDINTMGMLRYNWGKMALSDKKYPGLYMELEGWHGVDFHESIISWHIATDLIIAAGQPSGHDAADGRVEAVRALSNYMMFLLVDRPDMLPGLPQNWLYKKTCTNLDDLCEERLVGSRGNIFTALKRLFGPRHHRRCLNPSKLEKELAGIILELPHEENFNYYETPRLMYARKIARILRRRDEDEVDVLLDVWTDFMAYAANRCSREAHARNLNSGGYGTYDILYSKAAVIQTRLGYGIRVALPLAIADQCMWQIRRLANAIGLEDIWNEYQHSKGHKLSQDVKALVFECVQKILKSRYEMQVALSGSKT
- the LOC141040642 gene encoding uncharacterized protein is translated as MAEEPSAKRRCGETSDQSIKEEQSIKEDDVQVPGEKRDYTTKLDKVELHGKETLEVVCTSNPDTADETLRRLFMKAAGMYPRFVGVDVEYTRDDEPPQYAAVLQLCVEELCLVYHIAAATKWPKRLKSFLQEKKLFTFAGFSIQNDKEMLKMSGLEINPEKYIDIQKNYRVPYGCRKKPYDSLADVAASVIHPFYQNMKKKVNRTEDHKLWGISPLPDYLIEYAAKDAYATYKAWKIIDNIKSGVEISEAQEADPYYHSHYAA